Proteins encoded within one genomic window of Vicinamibacteria bacterium:
- a CDS encoding heme-binding domain-containing protein: MSAKVLALLFLGAVAVLAQVYPPIARVNPPASVEIAAPPEVRRIFRGSCYDCHSNETRWPWYSYVAPGSWMVAGDVHDARSRMNFSRWPHAVSSEVDCYFKRRIIERIGKGEMPPLRYRLLHPSATVTDEDEALLRNWTTEQCGEGS; this comes from the coding sequence ATGTCTGCAAAAGTTCTGGCACTTTTGTTCTTAGGTGCCGTTGCCGTGCTGGCTCAGGTCTATCCGCCGATCGCGCGTGTCAACCCGCCAGCTTCCGTGGAGATCGCGGCTCCCCCTGAGGTCCGGCGAATCTTCCGCGGTTCTTGCTACGACTGTCACTCCAACGAGACGCGATGGCCCTGGTACAGCTACGTGGCCCCAGGGTCATGGATGGTGGCTGGCGACGTCCACGATGCGCGCTCGCGGATGAATTTTTCACGATGGCCCCACGCCGTCTCTTCCGAGGTCGACTGCTACTTCAAACGCCGCATCATCGAGCGCATCGGCAAGGGTGAGATGCCGCCGCTCCGCTATCGACTTCTACACCCTTCGGCCACCGTGACGGATGAAGACGAGGCGTTGCTGCGGAATTGGACAACGGAGCAATGCGGCGAAGGAAGCTGA
- a CDS encoding DUF4142 domain-containing protein yields MHLKKNILSGVGLVVAIVAFASAQMSSNGMRGMDDDMAPLDDARIAHIAVTADNIDIAYAHLALAFSANPEVRRFAETMISDHGAVNAKAAALAQKLGLAPLDNEVSQQLIDQASAKMDEISQKRGANFDRAYAANELAYHQAVNAAVRDTLIPNTKNPELKKLLESAVPIFLAHEEHARRLNKAVNGGS; encoded by the coding sequence ATGCATTTGAAGAAAAACATCCTATCTGGCGTCGGACTCGTCGTGGCCATCGTCGCCTTCGCCTCCGCACAGATGTCGAGCAACGGGATGAGAGGCATGGACGATGACATGGCTCCGCTCGACGACGCGCGAATCGCACACATCGCGGTGACCGCCGACAACATCGATATCGCCTACGCTCATCTTGCGCTCGCATTTTCCGCGAATCCCGAGGTCCGACGTTTCGCCGAGACGATGATCTCCGATCACGGGGCCGTTAACGCGAAGGCCGCCGCCCTCGCGCAAAAGCTCGGCCTCGCACCACTGGACAACGAGGTCAGCCAGCAACTCATCGATCAAGCGAGCGCCAAGATGGACGAGATCAGCCAAAAACGCGGCGCCAACTTCGACCGCGCCTACGCTGCGAACGAGCTCGCCTATCACCAAGCGGTCAACGCCGCAGTGAGAGACACGTTGATTCCGAATACCAAGAACCCGGAGCTGAAGAAACTTCTCGAATCTGCAGTTCCAATCTTCCTCGCGCACGAGGAGCATGCCAGGCGGCTGAACAAAGCCGTCAACGGCGGATCCTGA
- a CDS encoding cytochrome P460 family protein, which produces MTKQSNFSGSRARALARILGSLAILALAACSSVSESQPRRESTSGSLPKPAVDANNVMTRPEGYRYWIFVGTPLTPNDLNPPEAPFPEFHNVYIHPDDFAHYESTGEFRDGTVIIKELVSVGSKRATSGVGYFMGEFMGLEAAIKDSNRFPDEPGSWAYYSFGHSYPLKDASEPQDTMFCNACHGANADQDWVFTQYYPVLRAAKPTGSSD; this is translated from the coding sequence ATGACCAAGCAAAGCAATTTCAGTGGAAGCAGGGCTCGAGCCCTGGCGAGGATTCTCGGGTCGTTGGCGATCCTGGCGTTGGCCGCTTGCTCGTCGGTGTCGGAGAGCCAACCCCGTCGTGAGTCGACTAGTGGCTCCTTGCCGAAACCAGCCGTCGACGCGAACAACGTCATGACGCGGCCCGAAGGCTATCGGTATTGGATCTTCGTCGGCACGCCGTTAACGCCGAATGACTTGAATCCTCCCGAAGCACCGTTCCCGGAGTTCCACAACGTCTACATCCATCCGGACGATTTCGCGCACTACGAGAGCACGGGAGAATTCCGAGACGGAACCGTGATCATCAAGGAGCTGGTGAGCGTAGGCTCGAAACGGGCGACGAGCGGCGTGGGCTACTTCATGGGGGAGTTCATGGGCCTCGAAGCCGCAATCAAGGACTCGAACCGATTCCCTGATGAGCCCGGAAGTTGGGCCTACTACAGCTTTGGTCACAGCTACCCTTTGAAAGACGCGTCAGAGCCTCAGGACACGATGTTTTGCAACGCGTGCCACGGGGCGAACGCCGATCAGGACTGGGTCTTTACCCAATACTATCCCGTACTGCGGGCGGCGAAGCCGACTGGATCATCCGACTGA
- a CDS encoding cytochrome P460 family protein — MKDAALLMVILMAFPIGALTLSSAAYLQFEEDFSPWVDSEGNIGLPPDFRSCFEHLGSWFVEGANGDSSFHDVYTEPESASYFREHQKFPDGATLVKEVRSRRSGTMTTGRANWAATPDIWFVMIKDIKGRFEANPLWGDGWGWALFDSNDPSTTVTEGYSRECRSCHVPAQKTDWVYVQGYPTLGAASLTEDESTIDFAMASDTEVPAEGLIVIVQNLSFTPNVIRVKPGQTITWVNRDDFVHTATANDTSFDTGIMEPGESAQITFDKTGTFPYHCTPHPFMKGSVIVEE, encoded by the coding sequence ATGAAAGACGCGGCATTACTGATGGTCATACTCATGGCGTTCCCGATTGGAGCGCTAACGCTAAGCTCTGCAGCGTACCTGCAATTCGAGGAGGATTTCTCTCCATGGGTCGATTCGGAGGGAAACATCGGCCTTCCACCCGACTTCCGGTCCTGCTTCGAGCATCTGGGGTCCTGGTTCGTCGAGGGGGCGAACGGCGATTCGTCCTTTCATGACGTATACACGGAGCCGGAATCGGCGTCGTATTTCCGCGAGCATCAGAAGTTTCCCGACGGCGCGACCCTCGTCAAGGAAGTGCGGAGCCGCCGATCCGGCACCATGACGACAGGTCGGGCCAATTGGGCTGCAACACCCGACATTTGGTTCGTCATGATCAAGGACATCAAGGGCCGTTTCGAGGCAAACCCGCTATGGGGCGATGGTTGGGGATGGGCGCTGTTCGACTCCAACGACCCGAGCACAACCGTCACCGAGGGCTACTCTCGAGAGTGTCGCTCGTGCCATGTGCCGGCCCAGAAGACCGACTGGGTCTATGTCCAGGGCTATCCCACGCTCGGGGCGGCTTCCCTGACGGAAGACGAATCGACGATCGACTTTGCGATGGCCAGTGATACAGAAGTCCCCGCGGAGGGACTCATCGTGATCGTCCAGAATCTCTCGTTTACGCCGAACGTGATCCGGGTCAAACCGGGACAGACGATCACCTGGGTCAACCGAGACGATTTTGTGCATACGGCGACGGCGAACGACACGAGCTTCGACACGGGGATCATGGAACCGGGCGAAAGCGCCCAGATCACCTTCGACAAGACGGGGACGTTCCCGTACCACTGCACGCCCCATCCCTTCATGAAGGGTTCCGTGATCGTGGAAGAATGA